One genomic segment of Aythya fuligula isolate bAytFul2 chromosome 5, bAytFul2.pri, whole genome shotgun sequence includes these proteins:
- the ACYP1 gene encoding acylphosphatase-1: MSGGEGLLSVDYEVSGRVQGVFFRKYTQGEAKRLGLVGWVQNTSHGTVQGQVQGPAERVRELQEWLRKTGSPQSRISHAEFSNEKPIAALEHADFKIVK; the protein is encoded by the exons ATGTCGGGCGGCGAGGGGCTGCTGTCGGTGGACTACGAGGTGTCCGGCAGGGTGCAGGGCGTCTTCTTCAGAAAGTACACGCAG GGCGAGGCCAAgcggctggggctggtgggctGGGTGCAGAACACCAGCCATGGCACCGTGCAGGGGCAGGTGCAGGGCCCGGCCGAGCGCGTGCGGGAGCTGCAGGAGTGGCTGCGGAAGACGGGGAGCCCCCAGTCCCGCATCAGCCACGCCGAGTTCAGCAACGAGAAGCCGATCGCCGCCCTGGAGCACGCCGACTTCAAGATCGTGAAGTGA
- the NEK9 gene encoding serine/threonine-protein kinase Nek9 isoform X2 yields the protein MSLGEYERHCDSISSDFGSESSGRAGSRGGGGVPGEQEELHYIPIRILGRGAFGEATLYRRTEDDSLVVWKEVDLTRLSEKERRDALNEIVILALLQHENIIAYYNHFMDNTTLLIELEYCNGGNLYDKILRQKDKLFEEEMVLWYLFQIASAVSCIHRAGILHRDIKTLNIFLTKANLIKLGDYGLAKKLNSEYSMAETLVGTPYYMSPELCQGVKYNFKSDIWAVGCVIFELLTLKRTFDATNPLNLCVKIVQGNRAMEVDSTVYSRELIQMVHSCLDQDPEKRPTADELLEQPILSKRRREMEEKVTLLNGPNKRPRSSTMNEAPIAVVTSRTSEVYVWGGGKSTPQKLDAIKSGCSARQVCAGNTHFAVVTVEKELYTWVNMQGGTKLHGQLGHGDRASYRQPKHVEKLQGKAIRQVSCGDDFTVCITDEGQVYAFGSDYYGCIGVDKAHGSEVLEPLQLDFFLTNPVEQVSCGDNHVAVLTRNREVYTWGCGEYGRLGLDSEEDHYTPQKVDVPKTLTIVSVHCGCDGTFLLTQTGKVLACGLNEFNKLGLNQCTSGIINHDTYCEVPYATSLTLAKQLSFYKIRTISPGKTHTASIDERGRLLTFGSNKCGQLGVGDYKKHLGINLLAGPLGGKQVIRVSCGDEFTIAATDDNHIFAWGNGGNGRLAMTPTERAHGSDICTSWPRPIFGSLHHVPDLSCRGWHTIIVVEKVLNSKTIRSNSSGLSIGTVTQSCTTGGGEEEENEREAETPDPSGGFRGTMEADRGMGGWISTTEAKGGNSGDSSSCPGWLRKELENAEFIPMPDSPFPMSMASSEPEKETLPYQELQGLKVAPEEPAGFNKPKTEHWPPCLSPAVPCSEGKAVPPAAGCMCSALQAEVAHLRGLVLQCLDDQKKLQQETLRLSAQLQRFCRGTEGMQQVEVHSKGTQTAKEEPEVDPKPDLDSDSWCLLGTDSCRSSL from the exons ATGTCGCTGGGCGAGTACGAGCGGCACTGCGACTCCATCAGCTCCGACTTCGGCAGCGAGTCCTCGGGCCGGGCCGGCtcccgcggcggcggcggcgtgcCGGGcgagcaggaggagctgcactACATCCCCATCCGCATCCTGGGCCGCGGCGCCTTCGGCGAGGCCACCCTGTACCGCCGCACCGAG gATGACTCACTTGTAGTGTGGAAGGAGGTGGACCTGACCCGTCTGTCAGAAAAGGAGCGTCGTGATGCTTTGAATGAAATCGTTATCCTTGCTCTGTTGCAGCACGAGAACATCATTGCGTACTACAATCACTTCATGGATAACACCACGTTGCTGATTGAGCTGGAGTACTGTAATG GAGGGAACCTCTACGATAAGATCCTGCGGCAGAAGGACAAATTGTTTGAAGAAGAG ATGGTGCTTTGGTATCTCTTTCAAATTGCCTCAGCTGTGAGCTGCATTCACCGAGCAGGAATTCTTCATAG AGATATAAAGACATTAAATATCTTTCTAACCAAGGCAAACCTGATTAAACTGGGAGACTATGGGTTGGCGAAGAAGCTGAACTCTGAGTACTCCATGGCTGAGACT ctggtGGGAACTCCTTACTACATGTCCCCAGAACTCTGCCAGGGTGTGAAATACAACTTCAAATCAGATATCTGGGCTGTGGGCTGTGTCATCTTTGAGCTTCTTACTTTGAAGAGGACCTTTGATGCTACT AATCCCCTGAACCTTTGCGTGAAGATTGTACAGGGGAATCGCGCCATGGAGGTTGATTCCACTGTCTATTCTCGGGAGCTAATCCAGATGGTGCATTCCTGCCTTGACCAG GATCCAGAGAAAAGACCTACTGCAGATGAACTGCTGGAACAGCCCATCCTCAGCAAACGGAGGAG GGAGATGGAAGAGAAAGTCACACTGCTTAATGGGCCAAATAAGCGACCGAG GTCGAGCACCATGAACGAGGCTCCCATCGCAGTGGTGACTTCGCGCACTAGTGAGGTGTATGTTTGGGGGGGCGGGAAGTCCACCCCCCAGAAGCTGGATGCCATCAAAAGTGGCTGCAGCGCACGCCAGGTGTGTGCTGGTAACACTCATTTTGCTGTGGTGACGGTGGAGAAGGAGCTCTACACCTGGGTG AATATGCAGGGGGGCACCAAGCTGCACGGGCAGCTGGGCCATGGAGACAGAGCATCCTACCGGCAGCCAAAGCATGTGGAGAAGCTTCAAGGAAAAGCCATCCGCCAGGTGTCCTGCGGAGATGATTTCACAGTGTGCATCACAG ATGAGGGCCAGGTGTATGCCTTTGGCTCAGACTATTACGGTTGCATTGGCGTTGACAAGGCTCACGGCTCTGAAGTACTTGAGCCCCTGCAGCTGGACTTCTTCCTTACCAACCCCGTGGAGCAGGTCTCGTGTGGAGATAACCACGTGGCGGTGCTGACCAGGAACAGAGAGGTTTACACGTGGGGCTGCGGGGAGTACG GGCGCTTGGGCTTGGATTCAGAAGAAGATCACTACACGCCTCAGAAG GTGGATGTTCCAAAGACTTTGACCATTGTGTCCGTTCACTGTGGCTGCGATGGGACCTTCCTGCTCACCCAGACAGGCAAAGTGTTGGCGTGCGGACTCAACGAGTTCAACAAGCTGGGCCTGAATCAGTGCACGTCGGGGATAATTAACCATGAT ACGTACTGTGAGGTGCCCTATGCTACTTCGCTTACCCTGGCCAAGCAGCTCTCCTTCTACAAGATCCGAACCATTTCTCCAGGCAAGACGCACACAGCATCCATTGATG AGCGAGGCCGCCTGCTGACCTTCGGCTCCAACAAGTGCGGACAGCTTGGTGTTGGGGACTATAAGAAGCACCTGGGAATTAACCTGCTGGCGGGCCCCCTGGggggcaagcaggtgatcagggTTTCATGCGGCGATGAATTCACCATAGCTGCTACCGACG ACAACCATATCTTCGCCTGGGGTAACGGCGGGAATGGGCGTCTGGCGATGACACCGACGGAGAGAGCGCATGGCTCGGATATCTGCACCTCGTGGCCTCGGCCAATATTTGGATCTTTGCATCACGTTCCAGACCTGTCGTGCCGCGGCTGGCATACCATCATCGTGGTTG AAAAGGTGCTGAACTCTAAAACCATCCGCTCCAACAGCAGCGGCCTGTCCATCGGTACTG TGACTCAGAGCTGCACaactggaggaggagaggaagaggaaaacgAACGTGAAGCTGAGACCCCTGATCCCAGCGGAGGCTTTCGGGGAACCATGGAAGCAGACCGGGGCATGGGGGGCTGGATCAGCACCACAGAAGCCAAGGGAGGCAACAGTGGcgacagcagctcctgccctggctggCTGCGGAAG GAGCTGGAGAATGCGGAGTTCATCCCGATGCCTGACAGCCCTTTTCCTATGAGCATGGCATCTTCAGAGCCTGAGAAGGAGACTCTCCCTTACCAGGAACTTCAAGGACTCAAAGTGGCCCCTGAGGAACCTGCTGGGTTCAACAAGCCAAAAACAGAGCACTGG cctccttgcCTGAGCCCCGCCGTGCCGTGCAgtgaaggaaaggctgtgccCCCCGCCGCGGGCTGCATGTGCAGCGCTCTGCAAGCAGAGGTGGCGCATCTCCGGGGCCTGGTCTTACAGTGCCTGGATGACcagaagaagctgcagcaggaaaCCCTTCGTCTGAGTGCCCAGCTCCAGAGGTTCTGCAGGGGGACGGAGGGAATGCAGCAG GTGGAGGTTCATTCCAAAGGAACCCAGACAGCCAAAGAGGAGCCGGAAGTGGATCCGAAACCTGACCTGGATTCAGATTCCTGGTGTCTCCTGGGAACGGACTCGTGCCGCTCCAGCCTCTAG
- the ZC2HC1C gene encoding zinc finger C2HC domain-containing protein 1C, with protein MAAAASPPRDHRDAVLQRAERPRARRLQGGRAGGQAQTQTQARALPSKPAARRREGVDRSYPLQPLRYHGAASGDAGQLPGGRAGSEGEGKEPAGRALPAAGLPAWAAEPKLAGSRLCRRELAFILRLEADGQSLEEEIRKKEALLREKLRRTKEELRRIQREKELVEAEERRARDVERTHVWKALRHPEEKTVQVTGRTGDGDCVRVHSAEVTVPRPSTVLHPQELAMGKLKKERLVASNNKIRDRVPVEGLASFSEPASKHSPPPSALLDHDYSEHLPAEVLYVQAASAAEPGELGQCSFCGRKFLCSRLKKHTSICSKSQGSKRKVFDSSKARARGTELEEYQQWKSSERPQNKPPRRNNWRQKHEIFIQTLRQARQVQQVLSKGGKVSDLPPLPPIENPDYVACPYCRRRFAPQVAERHVPKCKSIKSRPPSPPQRRRC; from the exons ATGGCTGCGGCCGCCTCCCCGCCCCGAGACCATAGAGACGCGGTCCTCCAGCGGGCAGAGCGGCCCCGCGCGCGCCGTCTCCAG ggagggcgggcgggcggccaGGCCCAGACCCAGACCCAGGCCCGGGCCCTGCCCTCCAAGCCCGCGGCCCGGCGGAGGGAAGGCGTGGACCGCTCCTACCCGCTGCAGCCCCTCCGCTACCACGGCGCTGCCTCAGGGGACGCGGGGCAGCTGCCAGGCGGGAGGGCTGGCTCGGAGGGTGAAGGGAAGGAGCCGGCCGGGAGGGCTCTGCcggctgctgggctgcctgctTGGGCCGCAGAGCCTAAGCTGGCGGGCTCCCGGCtgtgcaggagggagctggcCTTCATCCTGAGGCTGGAGGCGGACGGACAGAGCCTGGAGGAGGAGATCCGAAAGAAGGAGGCCCTCCTCAGGGAGAAGCTGCGGAGGACGAAAGAGGAGCTCAGGAGGATCCAAAGGGAGAAGGAGCTCGTGGAGGCGGAGGAGAGAAGAGCCAGAGACGTGGAGAGGACACACGTGTGGAAGGCTCTGAGGCACCCCGAAGAGAAAACCGTGCAAGTCACAGGCAGGACGGGGGATGGGGACTGTGTTAGGGTGCACTCCGCAGAGGTCACTGTCCCCAGGCCCAGCACCGTGCTCCATCCCCAAGAGCTGGCGATGGGGAAGCTGAAGAAGGAACGATTGGTGgccagcaacaacaaaattcgAGACCGCGTACCCGTGGAGGGTTTAGCCTCCTTTTCAGAGCCGGCCTCAAAGCACAGCCCTCCTCCCTCCGCCCTCCTAGACCACGATTACAGTGAGCACCTGCCTGCAGAGGTGCTGTACGTGCAGGCTGCCAGCGCTGCGGAGCCAGGGGAGCTTGGGCAATGCAGCTTCTGCGGACGCAAGTTTCTCTGCAGCAGGCTCAAAAAGCACACGAGTATCTGCAGCAAGAGCCAAGGCTCCAAGAGGAAGGTGTTTGACTCCAGCAAGGCCAGAGCTAGGGGCACGGAGCTGGAGGAGTATCAGCAGTGGAAGAGCTCAGAGAGGCCTCAG AATAAGCCCCCCAGGAGGAACAACTGGCGGCAGAAGCACGAGATCTTCATCCAGACCCTGCGCCAGGCCCGGCAGGTGCAGCAGGTGCTCTCCAAGGGCGGGAAGGTGTCCGACCTGCCGCCGCTGCCCCCCATTGAAAATCCAGACTACGTCGCCTGTCCCTACTGCAGACGCCGCTTTGCACCCCAGGTGGCCGAGAGACACGTTCCCAAATGCAAAAGCATCAAGAGCAGGCCCCCGTCCCCGCCGCAGAGGAGACgctgctga
- the NEK9 gene encoding serine/threonine-protein kinase Nek9 isoform X1: MSLGEYERHCDSISSDFGSESSGRAGSRGGGGVPGEQEELHYIPIRILGRGAFGEATLYRRTESQRTWGHLIQDDSLVVWKEVDLTRLSEKERRDALNEIVILALLQHENIIAYYNHFMDNTTLLIELEYCNGGNLYDKILRQKDKLFEEEMVLWYLFQIASAVSCIHRAGILHRDIKTLNIFLTKANLIKLGDYGLAKKLNSEYSMAETLVGTPYYMSPELCQGVKYNFKSDIWAVGCVIFELLTLKRTFDATNPLNLCVKIVQGNRAMEVDSTVYSRELIQMVHSCLDQDPEKRPTADELLEQPILSKRRREMEEKVTLLNGPNKRPRSSTMNEAPIAVVTSRTSEVYVWGGGKSTPQKLDAIKSGCSARQVCAGNTHFAVVTVEKELYTWVNMQGGTKLHGQLGHGDRASYRQPKHVEKLQGKAIRQVSCGDDFTVCITDEGQVYAFGSDYYGCIGVDKAHGSEVLEPLQLDFFLTNPVEQVSCGDNHVAVLTRNREVYTWGCGEYGRLGLDSEEDHYTPQKVDVPKTLTIVSVHCGCDGTFLLTQTGKVLACGLNEFNKLGLNQCTSGIINHDTYCEVPYATSLTLAKQLSFYKIRTISPGKTHTASIDERGRLLTFGSNKCGQLGVGDYKKHLGINLLAGPLGGKQVIRVSCGDEFTIAATDDNHIFAWGNGGNGRLAMTPTERAHGSDICTSWPRPIFGSLHHVPDLSCRGWHTIIVVEKVLNSKTIRSNSSGLSIGTVTQSCTTGGGEEEENEREAETPDPSGGFRGTMEADRGMGGWISTTEAKGGNSGDSSSCPGWLRKELENAEFIPMPDSPFPMSMASSEPEKETLPYQELQGLKVAPEEPAGFNKPKTEHWPPCLSPAVPCSEGKAVPPAAGCMCSALQAEVAHLRGLVLQCLDDQKKLQQETLRLSAQLQRFCRGTEGMQQVEVHSKGTQTAKEEPEVDPKPDLDSDSWCLLGTDSCRSSL; encoded by the exons ATGTCGCTGGGCGAGTACGAGCGGCACTGCGACTCCATCAGCTCCGACTTCGGCAGCGAGTCCTCGGGCCGGGCCGGCtcccgcggcggcggcggcgtgcCGGGcgagcaggaggagctgcactACATCCCCATCCGCATCCTGGGCCGCGGCGCCTTCGGCGAGGCCACCCTGTACCGCCGCACCGAG TCGCAGAGGACGTGGGGGCACCTCATCCAG gATGACTCACTTGTAGTGTGGAAGGAGGTGGACCTGACCCGTCTGTCAGAAAAGGAGCGTCGTGATGCTTTGAATGAAATCGTTATCCTTGCTCTGTTGCAGCACGAGAACATCATTGCGTACTACAATCACTTCATGGATAACACCACGTTGCTGATTGAGCTGGAGTACTGTAATG GAGGGAACCTCTACGATAAGATCCTGCGGCAGAAGGACAAATTGTTTGAAGAAGAG ATGGTGCTTTGGTATCTCTTTCAAATTGCCTCAGCTGTGAGCTGCATTCACCGAGCAGGAATTCTTCATAG AGATATAAAGACATTAAATATCTTTCTAACCAAGGCAAACCTGATTAAACTGGGAGACTATGGGTTGGCGAAGAAGCTGAACTCTGAGTACTCCATGGCTGAGACT ctggtGGGAACTCCTTACTACATGTCCCCAGAACTCTGCCAGGGTGTGAAATACAACTTCAAATCAGATATCTGGGCTGTGGGCTGTGTCATCTTTGAGCTTCTTACTTTGAAGAGGACCTTTGATGCTACT AATCCCCTGAACCTTTGCGTGAAGATTGTACAGGGGAATCGCGCCATGGAGGTTGATTCCACTGTCTATTCTCGGGAGCTAATCCAGATGGTGCATTCCTGCCTTGACCAG GATCCAGAGAAAAGACCTACTGCAGATGAACTGCTGGAACAGCCCATCCTCAGCAAACGGAGGAG GGAGATGGAAGAGAAAGTCACACTGCTTAATGGGCCAAATAAGCGACCGAG GTCGAGCACCATGAACGAGGCTCCCATCGCAGTGGTGACTTCGCGCACTAGTGAGGTGTATGTTTGGGGGGGCGGGAAGTCCACCCCCCAGAAGCTGGATGCCATCAAAAGTGGCTGCAGCGCACGCCAGGTGTGTGCTGGTAACACTCATTTTGCTGTGGTGACGGTGGAGAAGGAGCTCTACACCTGGGTG AATATGCAGGGGGGCACCAAGCTGCACGGGCAGCTGGGCCATGGAGACAGAGCATCCTACCGGCAGCCAAAGCATGTGGAGAAGCTTCAAGGAAAAGCCATCCGCCAGGTGTCCTGCGGAGATGATTTCACAGTGTGCATCACAG ATGAGGGCCAGGTGTATGCCTTTGGCTCAGACTATTACGGTTGCATTGGCGTTGACAAGGCTCACGGCTCTGAAGTACTTGAGCCCCTGCAGCTGGACTTCTTCCTTACCAACCCCGTGGAGCAGGTCTCGTGTGGAGATAACCACGTGGCGGTGCTGACCAGGAACAGAGAGGTTTACACGTGGGGCTGCGGGGAGTACG GGCGCTTGGGCTTGGATTCAGAAGAAGATCACTACACGCCTCAGAAG GTGGATGTTCCAAAGACTTTGACCATTGTGTCCGTTCACTGTGGCTGCGATGGGACCTTCCTGCTCACCCAGACAGGCAAAGTGTTGGCGTGCGGACTCAACGAGTTCAACAAGCTGGGCCTGAATCAGTGCACGTCGGGGATAATTAACCATGAT ACGTACTGTGAGGTGCCCTATGCTACTTCGCTTACCCTGGCCAAGCAGCTCTCCTTCTACAAGATCCGAACCATTTCTCCAGGCAAGACGCACACAGCATCCATTGATG AGCGAGGCCGCCTGCTGACCTTCGGCTCCAACAAGTGCGGACAGCTTGGTGTTGGGGACTATAAGAAGCACCTGGGAATTAACCTGCTGGCGGGCCCCCTGGggggcaagcaggtgatcagggTTTCATGCGGCGATGAATTCACCATAGCTGCTACCGACG ACAACCATATCTTCGCCTGGGGTAACGGCGGGAATGGGCGTCTGGCGATGACACCGACGGAGAGAGCGCATGGCTCGGATATCTGCACCTCGTGGCCTCGGCCAATATTTGGATCTTTGCATCACGTTCCAGACCTGTCGTGCCGCGGCTGGCATACCATCATCGTGGTTG AAAAGGTGCTGAACTCTAAAACCATCCGCTCCAACAGCAGCGGCCTGTCCATCGGTACTG TGACTCAGAGCTGCACaactggaggaggagaggaagaggaaaacgAACGTGAAGCTGAGACCCCTGATCCCAGCGGAGGCTTTCGGGGAACCATGGAAGCAGACCGGGGCATGGGGGGCTGGATCAGCACCACAGAAGCCAAGGGAGGCAACAGTGGcgacagcagctcctgccctggctggCTGCGGAAG GAGCTGGAGAATGCGGAGTTCATCCCGATGCCTGACAGCCCTTTTCCTATGAGCATGGCATCTTCAGAGCCTGAGAAGGAGACTCTCCCTTACCAGGAACTTCAAGGACTCAAAGTGGCCCCTGAGGAACCTGCTGGGTTCAACAAGCCAAAAACAGAGCACTGG cctccttgcCTGAGCCCCGCCGTGCCGTGCAgtgaaggaaaggctgtgccCCCCGCCGCGGGCTGCATGTGCAGCGCTCTGCAAGCAGAGGTGGCGCATCTCCGGGGCCTGGTCTTACAGTGCCTGGATGACcagaagaagctgcagcaggaaaCCCTTCGTCTGAGTGCCCAGCTCCAGAGGTTCTGCAGGGGGACGGAGGGAATGCAGCAG GTGGAGGTTCATTCCAAAGGAACCCAGACAGCCAAAGAGGAGCCGGAAGTGGATCCGAAACCTGACCTGGATTCAGATTCCTGGTGTCTCCTGGGAACGGACTCGTGCCGCTCCAGCCTCTAG